One window of Lepeophtheirus salmonis chromosome Z, UVic_Lsal_1.4, whole genome shotgun sequence genomic DNA carries:
- the LOC121130112 gene encoding uncharacterized protein, with translation MKYLALCTLVLCSAISIDAGVFSRRIGRNSPPISSYGAGQVGSASSFNQVTSSFGGSGSSFGGSSFGGSAGGASSGPAVPVVAIISESNNAPGTLGDNSDFDNAFEAENGIRQTSSGSTVTIGEESVVVMKGSYEYVGPDGQTYVVDWIADENGFQPSAPHLPKEVPIPFPEIAEAVAAQIAFAAQEDAAGGSASAGGFGGSAAGGFGQSFGASSQSQSVAPLSNYGR, from the coding sequence GCTCTTTGTACCTTAGTTCTCTGCTCCGCCATCAGCATTGATGCTGGAGTATTCTCCCGAAGAATTGGTCGTAACTCACCTCCAATCAGCTCTTACGGAGCTGGACAAGTAGGATCTGCTTCATCCTTTAACCAAGTTACATCCTCATTCGGTGGATCTGGTTCATCTTTCGGAGGATCATCTTTCGGTGGATCCGCTGGAGGAGCTTCATCTGGACCCGCTGTTCCCGTTGTTGCTATTATCAGTGAATCAAATAATGCTCCCGGTACCCTTGGAGACAACAGTGACTTTGACAACGCCTTTGAAGCCGAAAATGGTATCAGACAAACATCTTCTGGATCCACTGTCACCATTGGAGAGGAATCCGTCGTTGTCATGAAGGGATCTTACGAATATGTTGGCCCTGATGGTCAAACTTATGTTGTCGACTGGATCGCTGATGAGAATGGATTCCAACCCTCTGCCCCTCATCTCCCCAAGGAAGTCCCAATCCCATTCCCTGAAATTGCCGAAGCCGTTGCCGCTCAAATCGCTTTCGCTGCCCAAGAAGATGCTGCTGGAGGATCTGCTTCTGCTGGTGGATTTGGTGGTTCTGCTGCTGGCGGATTCGGACAATCTTTTGGTGCATCTAGTCAAAGCCAATCCGTTGCTCCCCTTTCCAACTACGGTCGTTAA
- the LOC121130114 gene encoding uncharacterized protein: MKTFVVTALLLCSAISIDAGVFSRRTGRNSPPISSYGDGQVGSASSFNQVTSSFGGSGSSFGGSSFGGSTGGASSGPAVPVVAIISESNNAPGTLGNNSDFDNSFEAENGIRQQSSGSTVTIGEESVVVMKGSYEYVGPDGQTYVVDWIADENGFQPSAPHLPKEVPIPFPEIAEAVAAQIAFAAQEDAVGGSTSAGGFSGSAAGGFGQSFGASSQSQSVAPLTQYGR, from the exons ATGAAGACTTTT GTTGTTACTGCTTTGTTACTCTGCTCTGCCATTAGTATTGATGCTGGAGTATTCTCTAGAAGAACTGGACGTAACTCCCCTCCAATCAGCTCTTATGGAGATGGACAAGTAGGATCTGCTTCATCTTTTAACCAAGTCACATCCTCATTCGGTGGATCTGGTTCATCCTTCGGAGGATCATCTTTTGGTGGATCTACTGGAGGAGCTTCATCTGGACCCGCTGTTCCCGTTGTTGCTATTATCAGTGAATCAAACAATGCTCCCGGTACCCTTGGAAACAATAGCGACTTTGACAACTCCTTCGAAGCTGAAAATGGTATCAGACAACAATCTTCTGGATCCACTGTCACCATTGGAGAAGAATCTGTCGTTGTCATGAAGGGATCTTACGAATATGTTGGCCCTGATGGTCAAACTTACGTTGTCGACTGGATCGCTGATGAGAATGGATTCCAACCTTCTGCACCTCATCTCCCCAAGGAAGTCCCAATCCCATTCCCTGAAATTGCTGAAGCCGTTGCCGCTCAAATCGCTTTTGCTGCCCAAGAAGATGCTGTTGGAGGATCTACTTCTGCTGGTGGATTTAGTGGTTCTGCTGCAGGTGGATTTGGACAATCTTTTGGTGCATCTAGCCAAAGCCAATCCGTTGCTCCCCTTACACAATATGGTCGTTAA